The following nucleotide sequence is from Aphelocoma coerulescens isolate FSJ_1873_10779 chromosome 9, UR_Acoe_1.0, whole genome shotgun sequence.
tcagaagctttttttttatcaaCTTACTTAAGCCTTAAAATCTTTTTTACTTCTTAGTAACTAACTGTTCTGTATGGAATACAGTTTAAGTCTGATCCATATCAAGCATAATAATTCCCATGACATATTTTAAAGGCACAAACAATACTATagcagtttctttttttaagtataTTACTGTAtagttttcagaaaataattactTCCAATCTCAAAGTACCAGAATTGTTTAGCAACATTTTTACACTACAATATTGTTACAAAATAAACCAGGCTGGTACTGACTGTTgcgttttaaaaacaaagtaatGTATTATAaacaagcatttttaaaaaattagattttttttagtttgttatATTAAGCACTGCAGTTTTGTAACTTTAACACATGAACAAgcaattttttatatataaaaaatctgTGGCAAGAATCTTAAGTGCAAAAACACtcttttaaaatcagttctgGAAAATGTGGCACAGCTTGTTAATCTCATACCTAGGGGGAAAAACCTTCCTAATACTGTTTTCAGTAATGTTTTTAACTGACAGTGTCAAAATACATGTCGTCGtatacatgaaaaaaacccagcaacttTATCAGGGCACTGCTAAAGCAGCATTGGGACTTACCTGGTAAAAGCTGCTTAGTTTTTATGTCGTTCACTTACCACAATTGGTGCACACGACATGGGGCATGTGCTGTGTGTTTTTACCTGTTATCTATCCTACAAAACTTCCTTATCAGAGGTTTGGGACTGAGAAGGCATCAAGGATGTTAAGCCTGCAGTTCCCCTGAAATGCAGATGAAGTCCTGaaaattcttaaatattttgaaattatcTTATTTATAATTAATGGATTTAAgcattttacattaaaaaataggTATTTTTATGAAAGGCATTATAACTATTCTCTAAGCTTAATCCAGGCTATGTAAAGAGGAGATGTAGCACTAAGTGTAAATGTGTGTTTGCCAGGTCTGATAACACTTAACAAGATCTTACTGATGCATCAGAGTATTGACCCCCTAAAGACTTTTTTCCATCTGGTTGGGTGAAGGTAGGTGAAAAGGTCAGAGATGGAGTGATGGGAATACAGAGTAGGTTTGGAAGACAAATGATGAGGTAGTAAATGTAGATCCTTGCTGTGAAggatggctgcaggcagggataAATAGCAAATGAATCTCCAGTGTTCAGTGAAAAACATAACAGAAGCATTCAATATAGTAAGTGACCATGTCCATGATGAACTGCTAAGTGTATGTGGTGTCACaggatggaaaataaaaagcatacacactgaaattttgaaaaaatagaTGTTAGGCAAAGGCCTACGGTTGTGAAGTTTTATTACATAGTGAAaagtagctttttaaaaatgttttttgggtttttttatagaAGAAGAGACATAACAGCAGAGTTGTGTCTGCACAGAATTTAATTGCAGAATGGGCATTGTGTTTCTTTTATTCTCTCAAGGGGTTATTagtgttgttgggttttttttaaactatttttgcTAGTTTTGCTAACTGTTGAGATAGCATAAATTTCTTTTCAATAAACAGGGGACCGGGCAGGGCTGATCAATATTACTGTAATTAGGTTTAATCTCTCTCTTTTGAAGATTTATTCAGGTTGTCAGCCTGAATGAAAAACAGATGGTCCTAAGGCTTTGTTCTTTAGTGCCATGACTGATGTTGGTGAAGAATTAGAGATTTTCTGGCCAACGTGCAAGGCCAGGTCACCAGCACTGCTCAATTGGCAAAAGGGAGCCAACAGCCATTGGTGCTGGAATGATCCCTCAGCAGCTGTGGATGTGAGTGCTGGTGTGATCCAGGTGACAGTGCGCATCAACATGTTATGTTTAGAGAATGCAGTTTGTTCATTTGCTAGTAACTCTTCACCATTGAACATGTAAGTTTGTCAGAAGATATTCTGAGCAGGTTGGGCTTGCAGCTGCTGTCAGTTAGCTACTGCTGATTCCTGCCCAGCCACATGCATTGTTGTCAGCCAAAGGCTGTTCTTCGTACCCAGAAAACTAATGCAACTTTTAGTGAAATCACATCAGGTATTTATCAGAATTGTGAAGCTGCAAGCTTGattccttttttatttgtgtttctgGTTGAGTGTCTTGATTGAGTCTTTTGGTGCAAAGACCTTAAAAGGGTTAAGCAATCATAAACTGTGTTTCCATGTTACCTTCATAGTAAACCAGCAACAGATCTGAAACAGGAGGGTGTTTTGCAGAGCAACACTTCAGGGTGAAACAGCTGCCAGAATCTCTTGGATTCGATCTTTACTCAGTCATGAAACAAATAATGGTTAAATTAAAAGTGATTCTTTACACTGtcagcttttaatttttgttatgGAGAGGATGTATCAGATGAAATGTAATGAcaataaaatctgtttttcgaagttatcttttaaaaaaagtttctgGCTTTAAACAGGCTTATGGCAGAACTTTTCAGTATTCAAAGCGTATGTAATATGAAAATAAACTTGTTGCTGACAATATTTCACTGTACTATTTCAGGTTTTGAGCATTTACTGTACGAAATTGTACACTGTCTACTTGTCATATAAATACAACCAGCGTGCCAGCTGGACAGTTTTGCTGTGACCATCCCTGAGGGGGCATATGTAAGTCTTGATGATACAGAAGTAATGGGACATTGTTAATTACAGTTTGTATTCTGGCAATACTGTTAGAACGTAACTTGGGGAGGGATTGGGTTTGACTTTTTGACAACAAATGCTGTTTGGGGGAAGGAAAGGATTTAAATGTAtattttaattacagaaaaatatgGGTGGTTGTCCAAATAAAGTTGTTTCCTAATACATACATCCATGTACATGCTAGTTCTTTAACtattttatttacttctttcatttttttatatgACATGTGAGCATTTGTTCTTAGTTTTTACTACCTTGCAATAGATTGTATCAGAGGCAATCAGATCAAACTGTTGTATCCTGGGTTTGAttctattttggttttttttttaattatttctttgttcttgtacatgaaaaaaatacaaatgaacTTGAAAGATTTTGGATGCAtattggttttttaaaataatttctttgggGGAGAGGGTGGGTTTGACGGTTTTAGCATGGGCTTCCCAGGGAACTGTAAAACACTGACTGGAATAAAGGTACAGACATACTATTCTGTGAAAAAGGCACAcattttgaattaaaatgttCAGTTTTATATTGTATATTATATATTCAGATATTCATATATGCATATACATATTCAATATGTATATTCAATTCAATATACGTTTGAATGAAAATATGGGGCAAAGACCCTACCCATATCAGTGTAGTGGAAGAAGTCAGCCTTCCCACTCTCTGACAGCTGGAATGGCTCCAGGGTTTAACGTTGTTTGCCTTGCAGTTGGTTATACTGTGAGTAATGCAGAATCCATGAAGAAGGAGCTAAAGTTGAACTGGAGACAGGTGATGAACATTCAAGACTGGAATGATGTGAGAAAATATCCCTTGTCCTGGGCTgagcaaattttttttcaacattCTATATGTTACTTCCCTCCTTTAGAGATGAACCTTTTGCAAAGATTCTCCAGTTAATGCATCATTCCCTGAAAGGTGACACTGTCCTGTGGTTAATGTATAATTTTTCTGCAGTCTTATTTATTGAAGACAATCAAAAAAGCGAACTAACTGTATATAGTTCAGCTGTGCAGGGCCTGAACCAGTTCTGTCCTGCTGAAGTGCATGGGCTCAAAATCACATGTGCACACTCCACATGTTGTAATCTGAGTTGTTAAATAACCAGTGTGTATCCTTTTATGATAGCTTTCAGGTGAAACAGTGCCATGCAATGTTGAAGTTGCCGTGCTCTCAGCACCCTGGTCACCCAGTCACCCAGCAGCCAATTTTTATGGGTGAATAATGAAACTTCAGCCAGCATGGGCATTTCTGAGACTTTACAAAGAATACtaatattctttcttttggcTACTATGATTTTTACTTCTGTATTAGTGTATGTTGATATTTGGTATTTGTAGTGGACCACACTGTAACAGAGTGTGGTCTTGAAGTTGGTCAGGGTTCCTGAGGTCTGTTAACACTTTCAGTTATccctgtttgtgttttttttcttaccatCATCTTTCTGTCCCTTCCTAGCACTGCACTCTCTTTATCTGTGACTTCTCTCCCGGAATTACCACTGACCTTTTACATCATTCTCTGTTATGATGATTTATGATTAGTCCCTCTCCTTGATTTTACTGGATGCTTTGCTAGGTAAAAACACAGAACAATCTCCAGTTAGTGCAGAATTGACACTGCAGATGTGTGATTCCCTTGAAATTAAGTGCTAGGGGACAGCCTCAGATGTTAGCCTTAACTGAATAGATTTGGGAACACTGTTGTTGGCACTTTAAAGTGTGAGTTCAGCTGGGTTGCTGGTTCTGGCTCATTTACCCTTCTTCAATACACCTGAAGGCCAAGGTGTGAATACAGTCTGGATCACAAGATGAAACCGTGTGCACCCTGTGTCAGTATCTACTATAGATTAGCTTGTGTTAGAAAGCCATCATGTAGCTGGGTGGCTCTTAGAAGCAGTAGCTCATTGATTTTGATTTTAGGTATTATAGCCTGTTATTTCTTATCCCATCTCCCACAAAGATTTATGTACTCTGTTTATTGATATATCAAAGCTGTACACTATGCAGCTACCCATCCCTTTGTTGAACACTGATGAGAAACACTCCATGTTCCCAAAGGCTTCATATAAATCAAACAAGACAAATGCGAGATGAGATGCAGGACAGCTGCTCACCACAGATGAAAGAATAGATGTGAGATGGTTGCACAGTGTGTGTTGAAATAAAGGATACTCTCAAATTCCTGGGCAATGCAATAGAACAGGTGGGACAGACAGCTGTTTCTGAAGAGTTTTTTTTACAATTTATCATCTTGTACAGTGTAATTCTCTGTACCTATATCAAACTGTTTTAACATTTCTGCATCTTGTTCAAGAGCTTTCAGTGCTTTTAAGTACTTCTAAGTTCATCAAATATCCCTAGTGTAAATACAGAGTCaatgaaatacattttctgaAAGCACAGGCCACAGAACCATTATTTCAGGAGGAAAATTTTAGGGAACAGATATGGCAAATATTGAGAAGCGTTGAGAAATCCAGCCTGGCAAACTGGTTTGTGAAAATttgtttcagaatttttttaaagaagcatATTAGTTAATTTGAATCCCCCAAATGTCTCCAATCCCTCTTATTTTCTCCTTGATTCCTTTGGGaagtagtttttttcttttaaagttttagaagttctttttaaaaggtatttttgcctttgagcTAGCTCTCTATTGTCTTTCCTATCTCTTTCATAGCACTGTGCCAAATACAGCTAAATTGAACTCCTGCAGAAAGATTAATAAACAGCATTTGTGCTCATGTATAGATTGGAAGCTTTGAGGAGTTACAAGCTACCTAACTGACCTGAATAGAAATTGTAACCCAAAACTGTATTTTGCCTGAGAATACCCTCTTTTTAAATGGAAGctgttttacaaaaataaatacgAATGTGAGAGTTGTATTTCACTTATTTTATTCCATGATGAGGGATTTCAGGAAGGCTGGAAACGGAGTCAGGGCTTCATGACACTGGTGGGAGGAGGAGCCCTTCATTCTCATCTTCTTAGCCCGAGCCAGTGCATCTGATGGCTGTTTTGTGGAGCGGCTGCAGAAGGGATCCTCTCAAGGTGAGGAGGGTTGTCTGCAATATTCCTATTCTTTAGACAGTTCCATCTCCCTGGAAGAATAAAAACATGGGGGTAATTTCCTGGCTCCTGTTGCTGTGACTTTCAAAGGATTTTATTATTTCCTAATGGTAACAGTGTAGGGTTTTGGCAGCTATGTTAGAAAAACATGGACCTGAAGGAAGGCTAGTTTAGTTTTTCTGACTGTCAGCTAGAGGTGTGTATGTAATTCATCAGTACATGAAATAACAAAGGAGAATCATCAGTTGCTCACCCCACAACATCCGCAGCATTTGCAGTCCCCACAGAGGGTTCCGAACAGGCCATTGACCACCTGAATGCCACAGAGCACTCCCTGGATCCCGCTCATGACCAGCAGTAAGGAGAAGAGTGACAGGTGCCATGGGACAATATTTGCAGGTGAATTACATGTATTCCACAATGTGTGGTCAGCAAGGTAGTTCCTACAGGAGAACAAAATAGTTAGGAAGAAGACTACATTAACTCACAAAAGAGGGTCTCTCACCACTGAGAAGTTGTCACTGCTGTGCCATGGCCGAGGTTTTGTTTGCTTCAGTAAGAATTTCCATTGTCACACTGGTGCTACTTATCTAGAATATGACTTTAGTTTCTAGCTGAATTGAAGCAAGTGACTTGAAAAAAACAAgacatcagaagggaacaattgGAGGCAAGTATATGTTTGATACAATTGAACCATTTCTAGTGTTTTGGGAAGAAAAGATCTTAGCCAAGTGTGTGCCAAATGGGTTTTATCTGTTGCTGTGTTTTTTCAGAggcatttttgctgcttttactTGATGACGGCATTTTTTGTGGGTGGGAGTGGGTGGGGGACTGTGGTCAGGGTATGCAATCCAGTACCTCAAAGTACAGTTGGGAACAAGGAAGTACATTGtaataaaatcaaaacaactGAATTTCAAAACAAATCATGAAATTATACAAGTCACCTCTTTCCCACTGAGCTGAAAAGAACAGCTTTTGCTGTTCTAGATGCCTCATCTAAAGTAAAGGTATTTTCCATAATTTTTACGTTCGCATTTTGATTTGATTGTAAACTGCTTAACCACTGGCTATATTTCCTCTGCTTATTCTTAGTGCTGACTTGTTTGTGTTCTTGTCAAGTGATTTCTGGACTGCAACCAAAACTATGTTTGAAACAGAGCATATTTCCAGAGACTCTCAGAATGAGACTGAGAGAGTTGGTTTCCAGCCCTCACTGGCCCATGAACAAATAATCCTCTACCTGTAtacttcttgttttctttttttttttttttttttttttttttttttttttttcttttcaacctGAAGTATAATTTTTTGGTGTATTATGCAAGAAATGCTGCCAGGTCACTCTTGACTGAGGCAGACTGCATTAAAAGTTCTGAGGTGATGGGGAGTTTACTGCAACCCTTGCCGTTCTGTTCTGACCACACCTACTCTCCTCAGTAGTACATTGTGCCCTGTTGTTTGTTGAACTTGTTTTGACTTCATCCTGAGCAGTGGGATTGCTGGGGTTAAGTAATAAATATACATGACATCGAACATGTTTGCATTGCAGAGCATGAGGAACAAGCAGCTTCCAAATGCCATagccaaaataaaattatacatagattatattattatattattattactaaTTATTTGAATACCATCAAATTTCaatataatcatagaatcacagaatggtttggcttaGAAGGGGCCtgaaagatcatctcgttccaatccccctgcatGGTCAGAGaccccttccactatcccaggtcgctccaagccctgtccaacctggcctcgagtgcttccagggatggggtatccacaacttctctgggcagcctgtgccagtgcctcaccaccctcacagggaagaatttattcctaatatttgatctaaacctactcctagtttgaagccattatcttgtcctgtcactacatgctcttatAAAGTCCcactccatctttcttgtaggctcctaTCAGTTACTGGAAAGCCACAATCAAGTCACACTGaagcttcccttctccaggctgaacaatcccaattctcacagcctttcctcatagaagaggtgctccatccctctgatcatcttggtggcctcctccaTCTGTGTCATTAACAAAGATATTAAGTAACTCCAGTCCCAGTAGggatccctgagggacacctCTTGTCACTGATGTCCGTAAGGATCCTGAGCCACTGACCACCACCCTCTGGATGCGACCATCCATCCACTTTCTTTTCCATCTAACAGTTCACCCATCAAATCCCTCtctctccaatttagagagCAGGATGTTGTGGGGGATTGTGTCCAAATAAATGACTTCTGTAGTCCCTCCGTTATCCACTGATGGAGCCACCCCATCATAGAAGGCCACTGGGTTGTTAGGTAGGGcttgcccttggtgaagccATGCTGGTTGTCCCAAATCACTTCCCTGTCCTCCATGTGCATCAGTAGACCTTCTAGGAGGAACTGTTCCgtgatcttcccaggcacagaggtgaggctgagAGGTTGATGGTTCCCAGGGTCCTTCTTTCTACCGTTTTTAAAGATGGGtgtattgtttccttttttccagcCACCTGGGGCTCCACCTGACTGCCCGGACTTTTCAGAtatggagagtggcttggcaaTTACATCAGCCAGTTCCTTCAGGACTCTGAGATGTGTCTCAATGTGTCATTGCTATTCATCTAAGTGGAATTTATCCCCCTATGTTGCTTATCATCCCAAGAATAACCTAGGAGGAGTCTGTGCATTTCTCTGTATTGGCCCCTTTGAAACTCAGTAGTTTTGATAGTACTTGTTATTCTTTACATCTGTGCTCTTGAACCTTATGAAGTGTTGCTGTGCACTGCAGGCACTTCTAAGAGCTTCTGTAATTTAGACAAACAGTGTAATTGCCGTTTTTATACAATGGGTTTGTAATTTGAATCATATCACAAACTTAAAACATGTATATCTTTTTCTCCTGATTGCCTTGTCTTACCCATCCTGGAAAGGGTACTTCCACTCGTTTCCAGTGTAACATTTAGGGCCTTTGTTTAGGGCTACTGCTGACAAAATAAAGCAGTATCCGGCTCCCAGAAGTCCAACGGCAGCAAATATTATAGAAGAAAACATCtgatgaagagagaaaaagaatgtTATTTTGGTTCTCATTCAAACAATTAAATGCACCCTTAATGTCAGTGTACGTTCCCTAAATTCAGCTGTTAATAGTCAAATAGTCAACACCTGAACAGCTAAAGTATATTAGTTTTCATTGCATAGTAGATGTGTAATGCATACCTCTATGGTATTTTAAAGCATTACCACCAGCGGTGGCCCCGTGTGCCTgaggaggagaaggcagacGCTGGCAGCAGATGGCGCTGCTCCCCCCCGGGCCTCCTGTTTCAGGGCTCCTGTTCCCCTGCAGCCAGATGTTTTTCTCAGGAGACTGCAAGCAAGACTGAAGTCTTGGACCACTCAAggcatctttttaaaaaatctacagTATCCTTTACAAGTTAGCTTTGGTATCTTGGTTATATTTGGACCAAATAATTATAGTTTTCCTTCCCAAGTCTCCCTTTAGGTTTCATATTATACTTTATCTCCTCACAGGTACTTACCAGTGTAAGCTCTAGTAGTGCAATTGAAATGGATGGGAAAGtatgtctttatttttctggCTTTCTATTGCAGATTTTTCATATATACTAATATATAAGTAAATCATGCAAGAACTAATGCCCTGCTTGAATTCTGAAACACTTGTAGCCATTAACAGTTCATAGGTAGAGGTAGTGTCCTTTATTGGATTAAAGGGGTACAAGTGGAGCTAAAAAACGCCATACTTTCAGGTCAgaaccatttaggttggaaacgACCTCTAATATCATCGAGTTCAATGTGAGTTTTTGTTCAGACCTCATCACAAGACTTGCCTTGAGTGCTGGCATGCATTTTTATGGTGATATATCCGATAGGGCTAGCTTAAAAATTATGCTTTTGTAGTAGACATCATCATAATGGATTTCAGCTAACATACAATACCAAATTTGGTTCTCAGCCATGCTGATGGTGATAAGGCCAGTAGGACTCTCATAGTACAGTGTACTTGGTACACTTGACTGTATTGATATTCCCAGTCATCTGCACTCTTAACACGCTTGCCAGCAAAGAAGGCAGGTTGCTTTGCAGGCAGCGCCACACACATGCAGGTTGGCTCACACTCAGCCAGCGCTCGAAGTGGTCACTGTCTGTGACTGCCTCTGGTCACCACATGGCTGAGCGGCAGCAAAACCACAGTGCTTGGATACTTGTGGAGTGGTCTGTGCTCTGCAAAGTTTAACTAGTTTCTCCTCACTGCTTGCAGAAAATGGATCATATTGTGTTTTAAAGAGAAACAGGTGGCTCCATTTCCTCTTTCTCCAAGTTCCACCTGTTTTGTTGGCATTGCATGAAGACAGCATCAAAGACAGAATTTAGGGAAGGCTCTTTGGTCAGCCTCATAGTCATGAATCTTTtcctatttgtttttctttttttttttttctgttgaaaatcTGTTCCTTTATTAAACAAGTGTAATGATCTACTTGAtccaaagaaattatttcaaaaggaCATATTTTCCTATGAGAAATATACTTATtttctgatttaatttttaaactaaaGTGTTTGGGATGTTTACTAGTGTCTGAAAGTATCATTTGGAAACTTTTCTAGTGTGGAAGGAAGCTATAAATTCAACGTAGAGCCTGGTCCACACTGCTTTAAGTAGAAGGTTGGATTAGGTGACCTCCCGAGGTCTACTCCTTCCTGAAATTTCCTGTGAATCTAATGAGATAGAGCTCATTTTGAGGGTCTGCAGTGAGTTGGGAATGTAGTGTCTGACTGCCAGGGTAATTTTAAAAGCTGCCAACAAAAAAGGTCTAAAGACAGAACTGTTGTACTCTGCAAAACAAAGTGTTGATCTTTCAGCAGTAAGTTTTAGTTGTGATAGTAACTTGTGCTAGCAAAAACCAGTGAGGCCATACCATTGTGGTACCTGTGGTAGAACATCAGAGGCATAATACAATTTTTACAGCTTGCTGTTTCCACTTCCCAGCACTCAAACAAATGTCAGGGCTGTGTGTCCCACACTCAGGACAGCATCTGTCTAGACTCACAATGACTGTGAGAGGAAGATACGTATATCAGTAACAATTtaacttttgctttttttgtcacGTTTCCTTTCTCTTACCGCAAACCTCTTTCCACAGCTCCGATTACCACAGCATCCACAGCAATCATTATTCTGAAGGCCCAAAAATACCAAGGCAGGGAAGATCATCTACAAATAATAGAAATACAGCTTGAATTTGGATAAATTTAAGTTACATcttcttttaaatataattctatgggggttttttttcttatcattAGGTTAAGTTACTTATTGCTAAACCTTTGGATGACTTATAACTTACTTGTTTATCAAAGAGGAATTTGCAGTCCTGAGAAAATTCAACAATGCAAGTCATAGCTGGGGATGGGAGGAAGGTAGGAATGTCTGAATTTAGATACTTACCAATACACCCGATCCCAAGATCCCTCCAAAGTACCAAACCTCATCTGTAATGTGTGTATTGTCTTCAGCCACTTTTCCTCCagggaaaaacaacaaaatgttAGCAAGGGTGCAGAGCACGGCCAGAGGGATGAGAGTACTTCCCAGGCACTTGGCACAGCCTCCCGTGCACATGCTTCTTTAAAGGAATTGCAAACACAAttgaagacaaaataaaatctctcaGATGTTCTCAGAACTACTTTATAAAAAAAAGCTTCTTGGTGTACTTTGCAAAATCCCGTTTCTGTTGTGCCGTTAGAGGAGCTGAGCCTGTAGAATGCTCCCGTCAGTGTTCCTGCAGTCAATCCAAAATACACTGTGCTGGTTTTTTAtatggccttgcagctgtgatGTCAATTTTCTGAACGTCCGTAAATGAAATTACATTCAGAGCAGCCTCTCATTTTACTATGACAACCCACAAACTCTGTTAATATTTTACTAAGGTGCCTGAGACACTTCATAATCTGGGCTCGGGTCATAGGTAGATATCTGTCTTAGTTCTGGATCATCATTTTTACAACACATGATCTTTCTTCATACTAGAAAACACTTCTTTTGCAAGGACTGACATAAAAATGCATAATGAGTCAGCTGATATTAATAACATATCCATAGTCCAAGTTTTTACATGTCATGAGACAGTTCTGTAATTGAAATAGTAGAGAGGCTAGCTGATAAAAGGTGAGCCATTTTAGACCAATAAAGATACACATCCACAAACCCAAGAAAGTTCTTGGGTTGCAGCAGGATGAGAAACATTTATTGATGTTAGGCTGTTTATTGATGTTAGACTGTGCCTCAGGGCatgtgtttcttcttttttgggaTTAAAAGGttgattttatatttattttgtgaTTTCATGCTCTACATGATCAAGACTGTTTGCGGGAAAGAGTGAATTATAAATGTTCTAATATTTAATAGCCCTCTTCACCAAAAATTAAGTTATGTGATAAAGATGAATCAAAACCTGACAGTATTTTCCATAGATTGTATTTTGAAATTATAGCATATGCCACGTTTTAGGATAActcacacatttttttcctttcataggAGAATATTTCTTATCACATAAGCTTATTCAATAAAGGATGGCAAGAAATGATTGTCTGCCAATCATATGCATTCTATAATATATTAGGAAGACCAGAGAATGATTTCTCTGTGAGGACCAGTCCTAGAAATTCCACTGtctgcagtgctgagcagaCTCATGATTTCTGAGGAAATTACatcagtaaaataaataaaataaataaataaaaccagtaaAAGGTTTTATTCAGGTATTTATTAAGACAAATTTTTGAGTGGCTTTTCAAGCCGGCATATAATGCAACACAAATTAAGTCAACAGGCTCTTGGTATGAAGCGCAGATCTAGCAGAACAGCCTGGACAGTGACAGTGGTTGTTCCTGGTGGACTGGAAGATCCCCATTAATCTCAGTGCATTCCATGCTGTTGGCACAGGAGCCTGCACCTGATGATTTACCAAACAGTTTCTGGAAGTTGTGTTGGTTTTGATTTTCATGTGTCATCATGATACCACTCTTAGTGTTTTTGCCTGAGGTAGCCGAGGCTATGAACAGCACATGCTGTTTGGTATAGTTTGGAAAGCATGGCCCTTTGAATCCCACACTGctcagccagagcagctgtctCTGCCAGGCGCTGGGAGCTGCCCATGTGCTGCCAGCCATGTGCTGTCTGGCATTGTTGTGTCTGACCTGGGTGCAGGACCTGCCTGTCCTCTGCGCAGAGTAGACAATGCCCAAGGTGTTGCCACTGGTTTGTTGGTCGGTCCCTGAAGGAGAGAGGAGCCTCTGGTCCCATCTGTGTAACAGCAACATGCGTATGGCCCCTGAGGATAGCATTTTGAAAGGCACATGCTCATAAATTCAACTTTTCATCTCAAGGAGGGCAGCTATTATGCAACCAAAGagcagacagagaaaaaaagtcttGAGAGCACAGCCTACATGTGGTATTCAGTAGGATGTCAGTTGGGCCAGTGTAAGCAGTTTTCATGGCTTTCAACAGCCAGCTATTGATTCTATGGCAAAGATTCAGAACCTGAAAACTCTCCATATGTCACTTGATACATTAAATAGGCTTTCACGACATTCCCATTTGGTAGAGAGCATCTGTAATTTGGCTCCCA
It contains:
- the TM4SF4 gene encoding transmembrane 4 L6 family member 4, which gives rise to MCTGGCAKCLGSTLIPLAVLCTLANILLFFPGGKVAEDNTHITDEVWYFGGILGSGVLMIFPALVFLGLQNNDCCGCCGNRSCGKRFAMFSSIIFAAVGLLGAGYCFILSAVALNKGPKCYTGNEWKYPFQDGNYLADHTLWNTCNSPANIVPWHLSLFSLLLVMSGIQGVLCGIQVVNGLFGTLCGDCKCCGCCGGDGTV